In Nostoc sp. GT001, a genomic segment contains:
- a CDS encoding glycosyltransferase produces the protein MKILIQHRHYDNEISGVLTYIYSIIPELEARLIEVKTISTRQDNIAKWFSYIVWADIVHMNSNDLLFTLLCKILRKKIIIKYHYSLYQSTHTSYEQMKLTQRLKAEFKHTLPKANYPLKWKLHTFIKWARLSTRLSTAFLADYHTACSNFLGESSAFPWSVDTLYNPIEIKSENHLKTLENLSQPFNFIFVGRLATDKGVDILLKAARILQDENKEFKITIIGDGEQSQELKQLTSDLEIANKVNFLGKVPQKEVLLKVQDALALIAPSRWQDPAPYVVQEASSVQTCSIVSKMGGLSEVGGPHSLFFENEDAEELAKCMRYCLDNPDEAINRGFQSSQYVAEKFSAARAVNRLLEICSQLTPKALVTKSDT, from the coding sequence ATGAAAATATTAATTCAACACCGTCATTATGACAATGAAATTAGTGGAGTTTTAACTTATATTTATTCTATTATTCCTGAGTTGGAAGCTAGATTAATTGAAGTTAAAACTATTTCGACCAGACAAGATAATATCGCTAAATGGTTTAGTTATATTGTTTGGGCAGATATAGTACACATGAATTCAAATGATTTATTGTTTACTTTGTTATGTAAAATCTTGCGAAAAAAGATAATTATTAAATATCATTATTCTCTTTATCAATCTACTCATACGAGTTATGAGCAGATGAAGTTGACGCAACGTTTAAAAGCTGAATTTAAACATACATTGCCCAAAGCTAATTATCCATTAAAGTGGAAATTACACACTTTTATCAAATGGGCACGCCTAAGCACCCGCCTTTCTACTGCCTTCTTAGCCGATTATCATACGGCTTGTAGTAACTTTTTAGGAGAATCTTCTGCTTTTCCTTGGTCAGTTGATACTTTATATAATCCGATTGAAATCAAGTCGGAAAACCATCTGAAAACTTTAGAAAATTTATCTCAGCCATTTAATTTTATTTTTGTCGGGAGATTAGCTACAGACAAAGGTGTAGATATTTTATTAAAAGCAGCGCGAATTTTACAAGATGAAAATAAAGAATTTAAAATTACTATTATTGGCGATGGCGAACAATCTCAGGAATTAAAACAACTAACGTCTGATTTAGAAATTGCCAACAAAGTTAATTTTTTAGGTAAAGTTCCTCAAAAAGAAGTACTTCTAAAAGTTCAAGATGCTTTGGCTTTAATTGCTCCATCTCGTTGGCAAGATCCAGCACCTTACGTAGTGCAAGAAGCCTCTAGCGTTCAAACCTGCTCGATTGTCTCAAAAATGGGAGGATTGTCAGAAGTAGGAGGGCCGCACAGCCTATTTTTTGAAAATGAAGATGCAGAAGAATTAGCTAAATGTATGCGATATTGCTTAGATAATCCAGATGAAGCAATTAACCGAGGTTTTCAGTCCAGCCAATATGTTGCGGAAAAGTTTTCGGCTGCGCGTGCTGTTAATAGACTACTGGAAATTTGTAGCCAACTTACTCCTAAAGCATTGGTAACAAAATCTGATACATAA
- a CDS encoding DUF3143 domain-containing protein, which translates to MALLPSDTPLYNHPLPQIEQWLKDQGCQQDETQRHCWRVQRPNWQAELWLDVEQIVVRYVQSGENGQDIQRSFKYSLSRDDVEQAVFSGP; encoded by the coding sequence ATGGCTCTTCTTCCCTCTGATACTCCTCTATATAATCATCCCCTGCCACAAATTGAGCAGTGGCTAAAAGACCAAGGCTGTCAACAAGACGAAACACAAAGGCATTGCTGGCGTGTACAGCGACCTAATTGGCAAGCTGAATTATGGCTCGATGTTGAGCAAATTGTAGTGCGATATGTTCAATCTGGAGAAAATGGACAAGATATCCAACGCTCATTTAAGTATTCTCTTAGTCGGGATGATGTAGAACAAGCTGTCTTTTCTGGGCCATAA
- a CDS encoding methylmalonic aciduria and homocystinuria type D protein, with protein MNYPKVYTSEQACPINLVGETGQAVQISIHAPSQYICANCERILPDWKRQPFLRVVIVLQQSRYQLVEKTAQVESEKERLREKFMRFGCDLAFNLRDRGYLTDLIDPRTGYPLLSHPGAIPHDDTAVVKALLNYPVIKNQCRVLVHPDWGAAVYPSILISEAPPIVIEWVTKGIASMHGWKEINY; from the coding sequence GTGAACTATCCCAAAGTTTACACTTCGGAGCAAGCCTGTCCCATTAATTTAGTTGGCGAAACAGGACAAGCGGTTCAAATTTCAATTCATGCTCCCAGTCAATATATCTGTGCCAACTGCGAACGGATATTACCAGATTGGAAACGGCAGCCATTTTTACGAGTAGTGATTGTATTACAACAATCGCGTTATCAATTAGTCGAAAAGACAGCACAAGTAGAGTCAGAGAAAGAACGCTTACGAGAAAAGTTTATGAGATTTGGCTGTGATTTAGCATTTAATCTGCGCGATCGCGGCTATTTAACTGACCTGATTGACCCTCGTACAGGCTATCCTTTACTCTCCCATCCCGGAGCAATTCCCCACGACGATACAGCAGTTGTCAAAGCTTTGCTCAACTATCCAGTAATTAAAAATCAATGCCGTGTGTTAGTTCATCCCGATTGGGGTGCAGCAGTTTATCCTAGTATTTTGATATCAGAAGCTCCCCCAATTGTGATCGAATGGGTTACAAAAGGCATAGCATCCATGCATGGGTGGAAAGAAATTAATTATTAG
- a CDS encoding MotA/TolQ/ExbB proton channel family protein: MDISNLFTAGGVVMWPLLAFSLLGVALIIERIIFWVKINNRQNKVVREVLHLYRLDNVVGALDKLQKNTDLPLARIFLAALELEEPTPEEFRLALESEAQAEIPLLKRSQNIFETIIGLAPLLGLLGTVLGLINSFASLNIGDVGGSKTTGVTAGISEALVSTASGLVVAIFTLLFANTFRGLYQRQIAWIQEYGGQLELLYRRRYERGDKSYLPNK; the protein is encoded by the coding sequence ATGGACATTAGTAATCTGTTTACAGCAGGTGGCGTGGTCATGTGGCCTCTGCTGGCATTTTCTTTGTTAGGGGTAGCGCTAATTATCGAACGCATCATCTTTTGGGTAAAGATAAATAATCGGCAAAACAAGGTGGTGCGAGAAGTGCTACACCTTTATCGTCTTGATAATGTGGTTGGTGCTTTAGATAAATTGCAGAAAAATACTGATTTACCCCTGGCTCGAATTTTTTTAGCAGCTTTAGAATTGGAGGAGCCGACACCAGAGGAATTTCGTTTGGCATTAGAAAGTGAAGCACAAGCCGAAATCCCCTTACTCAAGCGCTCCCAAAATATTTTTGAGACAATTATTGGTCTTGCGCCCCTATTAGGACTTTTAGGAACTGTATTAGGATTAATTAACTCCTTTGCCTCTCTGAATATCGGAGATGTGGGAGGTAGTAAAACAACAGGTGTGACAGCTGGAATTAGTGAAGCTTTAGTATCTACAGCATCAGGGTTGGTAGTGGCAATCTTTACACTATTATTTGCCAATACCTTCCGAGGACTCTACCAGCGGCAGATCGCCTGGATTCAAGAATATGGTGGACAGTTAGAATTACTCTACCGCCGTCGCTACGAAAGAGGAGATAAATCATATCTGCCGAATAAATGA
- a CDS encoding M48 family metalloprotease: MAFNQERFDRLIQKLEVFANKQPHLYKLHVAFLATLGYAYIFLVLAVTLTLLVSIIFLMLNAQSVNASSLKGVIFLLVFALVLVRSLWVSFPPPTGLPLQPKDVPNLYSLTNEISSKLKAPRFHHILLTNDFNAAVVQRPRLGLLGWQQNYLIVGLPLMLALPPEQFRAVLAHELGHLSGNHSRFSGWIYRQRETWYRIIKGLGQGGNEVSSLIFERFLTWYSPFFNAYSFVLARMDEYEADRCALELTGEQNAAEALINVEVKARFLERYFWSSIYKQVETEIEPPKMTYMAMQQALSQRLHQEITSSYLMEALTKETNNADTHPCLTDRLKALGYIFNPQQELAIFAPIEISAAQKLLGNRLEKFIAHFSQTWREEIATPWRQKYADLQQSIATLKDLNQKAKTQQLTLDEATQRAFLTFEFEGEEAVIPLLQEIIHRDAHHASANYLLGQILLNKQDKTGIEYIERAIEQDSSIVIEGCQTICYFLQQQGKIKEAKSYQERAVNYHELILKAQEERSSVREKDKLESHTVSDIEVNKLRQQFSHHPDIKTAYLVQKNMQFFPEKPFYVLALKREVSFLEGIHETDHSKLVNSLLQENEFLGNVFIFILNDYLNMEKKLKRIPNSMIYQKKGKK; the protein is encoded by the coding sequence ATGGCTTTCAATCAAGAGCGTTTTGATCGGCTAATTCAGAAGTTAGAAGTTTTTGCTAACAAACAACCGCATCTTTATAAATTGCACGTTGCTTTTTTGGCTACCTTGGGCTACGCATATATATTTTTGGTTCTAGCTGTAACCTTGACTCTGCTGGTAAGTATTATCTTTTTGATGCTGAACGCTCAGTCAGTTAATGCGTCATCTTTGAAAGGTGTTATATTTTTGCTGGTGTTTGCATTAGTGTTAGTGCGATCGCTTTGGGTTTCTTTTCCCCCGCCTACAGGTTTACCACTGCAACCCAAAGATGTACCCAATCTCTATTCTTTAACCAACGAAATCTCATCAAAACTGAAAGCTCCACGGTTTCATCACATTCTGCTGACCAACGATTTTAATGCAGCAGTTGTCCAAAGACCACGCTTAGGTTTGCTGGGATGGCAGCAAAATTACTTAATTGTGGGTCTACCGCTCATGCTAGCACTACCACCCGAACAATTTCGTGCCGTATTAGCTCATGAACTAGGACATTTATCAGGAAATCACAGCCGTTTTAGTGGTTGGATTTATCGCCAACGCGAAACATGGTATCGCATTATTAAAGGGCTAGGACAAGGTGGAAATGAAGTATCGTCGTTAATCTTTGAACGATTTTTGACATGGTACAGCCCCTTTTTTAATGCCTATTCTTTTGTGTTGGCACGGATGGATGAATATGAAGCAGATAGATGTGCCCTTGAGCTAACGGGAGAACAAAATGCTGCTGAAGCTTTGATAAATGTGGAGGTCAAAGCTAGATTTCTAGAAAGATATTTTTGGTCTAGCATCTATAAACAAGTTGAAACAGAAATCGAACCACCAAAAATGACTTATATGGCTATGCAACAGGCTTTAAGTCAGAGACTTCATCAGGAAATAACAAGTAGTTATTTAATGGAAGCTTTAACAAAAGAAACTAATAATGCTGATACTCATCCTTGCCTAACAGATAGACTAAAAGCCTTGGGATACATCTTCAATCCTCAGCAGGAATTAGCTATATTTGCACCAATTGAAATCAGTGCTGCTCAGAAACTATTGGGAAATAGGTTAGAAAAATTTATCGCACATTTTAGTCAAACTTGGCGAGAAGAAATAGCAACACCTTGGCGACAAAAATATGCTGATCTTCAACAATCAATAGCTACTTTAAAAGATTTAAATCAAAAAGCAAAAACACAACAGCTAACTTTAGATGAAGCTACTCAACGGGCATTTTTGACATTTGAGTTTGAGGGTGAAGAAGCGGTTATACCACTATTACAAGAAATTATTCATCGTGATGCTCACCACGCCTCAGCTAATTATTTACTAGGTCAAATATTACTAAATAAACAGGATAAAACCGGAATAGAATACATTGAGAGAGCAATAGAACAAGACTCAAGTATAGTTATAGAAGGTTGTCAGACAATTTGCTATTTTCTTCAACAACAAGGAAAAATTAAGGAAGCAAAATCTTATCAAGAACGTGCCGTAAATTATCATGAATTAATTTTAAAAGCACAGGAAGAACGTTCCAGTGTCAGAGAAAAGGATAAACTTGAATCTCATACTGTTTCAGATATAGAGGTAAATAAGCTTCGTCAGCAGTTTTCTCATCATCCTGATATAAAAACTGCTTACTTGGTGCAAAAAAATATGCAATTTTTTCCTGAAAAACCATTTTACGTTCTAGCTTTGAAGCGAGAAGTGAGCTTTTTAGAAGGTATTCATGAAACAGATCACTCTAAACTTGTGAACAGCTTGTTACAGGAAAACGAATTTCTCGGTAATGTATTCATTTTTATTTTAAATGACTATTTAAATATGGAGAAAAAACTAAAACGGATACCAAATTCCATGATTTACCAAAAAAAAGGTAAAAAATAG
- a CDS encoding J domain-containing protein produces MPQSSEPTYYSLLGLHPWASVIDIRRAYRQLSKLYHPDTTDLPTAIATPKFQQINEAYATLSHPERRLSYDFKIGYSRFGVIQPPPDLNHPVSRSHDWSKSAYLDASDRPLSSGEIFALFMLVLTFVGCLLLAVAIGLTRGEAALHSHLLQSTTSVQQQITYMSQLITHLIIKN; encoded by the coding sequence ATGCCACAAAGCAGCGAACCAACTTATTATTCTCTGCTAGGACTGCATCCCTGGGCATCGGTAATTGACATTCGTCGCGCTTATCGGCAACTGAGCAAGCTTTATCATCCTGATACTACAGACTTGCCGACTGCGATCGCCACTCCCAAATTTCAGCAAATCAACGAAGCTTACGCCACCCTTAGCCATCCAGAACGCCGATTAAGCTACGATTTCAAAATTGGCTATTCCCGCTTTGGAGTGATTCAACCACCCCCTGATTTGAATCATCCCGTCTCGCGTTCTCATGACTGGTCAAAATCAGCTTACCTCGATGCGAGCGATCGCCCCTTATCATCTGGCGAAATCTTTGCTTTATTTATGCTGGTGTTAACATTTGTAGGTTGTCTGTTATTAGCAGTTGCCATTGGCTTAACTCGTGGCGAGGCTGCGCTCCATTCCCATTTGTTGCAATCAACTACATCTGTACAACAGCAGATTACCTATATGTCGCAACTAATTACCCATCTGATAATTAAAAATTAA
- a CDS encoding NAD(P)H-quinone oxidoreductase subunit H: MTRLETRTEPMVLNMGPHHPSMHGVLRLIMTLDGEDVVDCEPVIGYLHRGMEKIAENRTNVMYVPYVSRWDYAAGMFNEAVTVNAPEKLAGIAVPKRASYIRVIMLELNRIANHLLWFGPFLADVGAQTPFFYQFREREMIYDLWEAATGYRMVNNNYFRVGGVAADLPYGWVDKCLEFCDYLLPKVDEYERLVTDNPIFRRRVEGIGTITREEAINWGLSGPMLRASGVQWDLRKVDHYECYDDFDWDVQWETAGDCFARYVVRMREMRESVKIIRQAIKGLPGGPYENLEAKRLAAGKKSEWDAFDYQFIGKKVSPTFKIPKGEIYARVESGKGELGIYLVGDDNVFPARWKIRAADFNNLQIVPHLLRGMKVADIVVILGSVDVIMGSVDR; this comes from the coding sequence ATGACCAGACTAGAAACCCGCACTGAACCAATGGTGCTAAACATGGGGCCACACCACCCCTCGATGCACGGGGTTCTGCGGCTAATCATGACTCTGGATGGCGAGGATGTTGTTGACTGTGAACCGGTCATCGGCTATTTGCACCGAGGAATGGAAAAAATTGCTGAGAACCGCACTAATGTAATGTACGTCCCTTACGTTAGTCGCTGGGACTACGCGGCGGGAATGTTCAACGAAGCTGTCACTGTTAACGCCCCAGAAAAGCTTGCAGGTATCGCTGTCCCCAAACGCGCTAGCTACATCCGCGTCATCATGCTGGAGTTGAACCGCATTGCTAACCACTTGCTATGGTTTGGCCCCTTCCTCGCTGACGTAGGCGCACAAACTCCCTTCTTCTACCAGTTCCGGGAACGGGAGATGATTTATGATTTGTGGGAAGCTGCCACAGGTTATCGGATGGTGAATAATAACTACTTCCGTGTTGGTGGAGTAGCAGCCGATTTACCTTACGGTTGGGTAGATAAGTGTCTGGAATTCTGCGACTATTTATTGCCAAAAGTTGATGAGTACGAACGCTTGGTAACAGATAACCCCATCTTCCGGCGGCGTGTTGAGGGTATTGGTACTATCACGCGAGAAGAAGCAATTAACTGGGGACTTTCTGGCCCAATGTTACGCGCATCTGGCGTGCAATGGGATTTGCGGAAAGTTGACCATTACGAATGTTACGACGATTTCGACTGGGATGTGCAGTGGGAAACTGCTGGTGATTGCTTTGCCCGTTACGTAGTGCGGATGCGGGAAATGCGCGAATCTGTGAAGATTATTCGCCAAGCAATTAAAGGACTTCCTGGCGGCCCTTACGAAAATCTGGAAGCGAAGCGTTTAGCCGCAGGTAAAAAATCTGAGTGGGACGCATTTGATTACCAATTCATCGGTAAAAAAGTTTCCCCCACTTTTAAGATTCCCAAGGGTGAAATCTACGCCCGTGTAGAAAGTGGCAAAGGTGAATTGGGAATTTATTTGGTTGGCGATGATAACGTCTTCCCTGCACGTTGGAAGATTCGCGCCGCAGATTTCAACAATCTCCAAATTGTTCCACATTTACTGCGCGGGATGAAGGTTGCAGATATTGTGGTGATTCTCGGCAGTGTTGACGTAATTATGGGGTCTGTGGATAGGTAG
- a CDS encoding peroxidase family protein: MSGKRDTSKDGLGNKIQTLVLTNFKPIWKLLQSNESIKRKVNKTLLNSLIYKIPTRPNAYSMMTLDEYIPDTKIPKKTDAYTSWESLNDRTYTGRHLPPDPKLNAEGNLPKVEDLAILFRKRDGKTIYSTKSTMLFPYWVQWFTDSFLRLDHYNKFKNTSNHEIDLCNVYGLTRKQTHLLRSFKGGKLKSQKLQRQDGVEEEYPLFYYADPAQGKVDAQFEGLYEPVNDEKRQPVEKKQYLFAMGVERANVQIGYVMLNTLCFREHNRLCDELANNYPDWDDERLFQTARNILMAIILKIIMEEYINHITPYHFKLFADPEAFTKESWHRPNYMAIEFDFVYRWHSAIPETFKYNGKPTHIAASLWNNKMFIDQGLGALMEETCSQAGTKIGLFNTPDILVELTELPAIKLGRQLQLASYNDYRQLCGFPRVTRFEQISGDKFVQEKLKELYGHVDNIEFFVGLYAEDGRKNSTIPSLVARLIGIDAFSQALTNPLLSPNIFNEKTFSPVGWKIIQNTNTVSDLVNRNVPPSGKKYKVTFDLQ, encoded by the coding sequence ATGAGTGGAAAAAGAGATACATCTAAAGATGGCTTAGGTAACAAAATTCAAACATTAGTTTTAACAAACTTTAAACCGATTTGGAAACTTCTACAAAGTAACGAATCTATAAAGCGTAAAGTTAACAAAACTCTACTCAATAGTCTCATCTACAAAATTCCGACTCGTCCTAATGCCTACAGTATGATGACTCTAGATGAGTATATTCCTGATACTAAAATTCCTAAGAAAACTGATGCTTATACTTCCTGGGAATCACTCAACGATCGCACTTATACCGGACGACATCTACCACCCGATCCCAAGTTAAACGCTGAGGGCAACTTACCCAAAGTTGAAGACTTAGCTATCTTATTCCGTAAAAGAGATGGTAAAACCATTTATTCTACCAAATCAACTATGCTGTTTCCCTATTGGGTGCAGTGGTTTACTGATAGTTTTCTCCGCCTCGATCACTACAATAAATTCAAAAATACTTCCAACCATGAAATTGATTTGTGTAATGTTTATGGTTTAACCAGAAAACAAACACACCTTTTAAGAAGCTTTAAAGGAGGTAAACTCAAATCTCAAAAGCTTCAGCGCCAAGATGGTGTAGAAGAAGAATATCCCTTATTTTATTATGCCGATCCAGCGCAGGGTAAAGTTGACGCTCAATTTGAGGGTCTTTATGAACCTGTCAATGATGAAAAAAGACAGCCCGTAGAAAAAAAACAATATCTGTTTGCGATGGGAGTAGAACGAGCAAATGTGCAAATCGGCTATGTCATGCTCAATACTCTATGTTTTCGGGAGCATAATCGTCTTTGCGATGAATTAGCAAACAATTATCCAGATTGGGATGATGAACGCCTCTTTCAAACCGCGAGAAATATTCTCATGGCGATTATTCTCAAAATCATTATGGAGGAGTACATTAACCACATAACTCCTTATCACTTTAAGTTGTTTGCCGATCCTGAAGCTTTCACTAAGGAAAGTTGGCATCGTCCTAATTACATGGCAATTGAGTTTGACTTTGTTTATCGCTGGCATAGTGCGATTCCAGAAACTTTTAAATATAACGGGAAACCAACCCATATTGCTGCATCTCTGTGGAACAACAAGATGTTCATCGATCAAGGTTTGGGAGCATTAATGGAGGAAACTTGTTCCCAAGCAGGTACAAAAATTGGTTTATTCAACACGCCTGATATATTGGTTGAATTAACCGAGTTACCCGCGATTAAATTAGGACGGCAACTGCAATTAGCAAGCTACAACGATTATCGCCAATTGTGTGGTTTCCCCAGAGTGACGAGATTTGAGCAAATTAGCGGCGATAAATTTGTTCAAGAGAAACTCAAAGAATTATATGGTCATGTTGATAATATTGAGTTCTTTGTGGGACTTTACGCCGAGGATGGGCGGAAAAATTCAACTATTCCTTCCCTAGTAGCACGCTTAATAGGGATTGATGCCTTTTCTCAAGCGCTAACTAATCCTTTACTATCACCCAATATCTTCAATGAAAAGACTTTTTCTCCTGTGGGTTGGAAAATAATTCAAAATACCAACACAGTCTCAGATTTAGTTAATCGCAACGTTCCGCCATCAGGTAAAAAGTACAAAGTTACTTTTGACCTTCAATAA
- the rsmH gene encoding 16S rRNA (cytosine(1402)-N(4))-methyltransferase RsmH, protein MNRQLALEEPIFSHLPVLPQEVIAGLAVSPGGHYLDTTVGGGGHSRLILEAAADVRVTAIDQDEDALAAARKELAEFGDRVQFIHRNFADYEFPPNTFDGILADLGVSSYHLDQAERGFSFRQAANLDMRMDRGRSLTAADVINNWDEAELADIFFKYGEERLSRRIARRIIERRPLHTTTELAEAIASSVPPKYRYGRIHPATRVFQALRIVVNDELKSLETFLDKAPNALVPGGRIAIISFHSLEDRPVKHGLRNSPLLKVLTKKPIIAQEEEISQNPRSRSAKLRIAQKLL, encoded by the coding sequence ATGAATCGTCAGCTAGCTCTTGAAGAACCGATATTTTCTCATCTACCAGTATTACCGCAAGAAGTGATTGCAGGTCTAGCGGTATCTCCAGGAGGTCATTATCTTGATACGACTGTAGGCGGTGGTGGTCATAGTCGCCTAATCTTAGAAGCGGCGGCGGATGTGCGGGTAACGGCAATTGACCAAGATGAGGATGCTTTAGCAGCAGCGAGGAAAGAATTAGCAGAGTTTGGCGATCGCGTACAATTTATTCATCGCAATTTTGCTGACTACGAATTTCCCCCCAACACTTTCGATGGTATCTTAGCCGATTTGGGGGTAAGTTCTTACCATTTAGATCAAGCAGAAAGGGGTTTCAGCTTTCGCCAAGCTGCAAATTTGGATATGCGAATGGATCGGGGGCGATCGCTAACTGCTGCCGATGTAATTAATAATTGGGATGAAGCAGAATTAGCAGATATTTTCTTTAAGTACGGTGAAGAGAGATTATCGCGGCGCATTGCCAGACGTATTATAGAACGGCGACCATTGCACACGACTACAGAATTGGCTGAAGCGATCGCTTCTTCTGTTCCTCCCAAATACCGTTATGGAAGAATTCACCCCGCTACCCGTGTTTTTCAAGCTCTGCGAATTGTCGTCAACGATGAGTTAAAATCCTTAGAAACCTTTTTGGATAAAGCCCCAAATGCCCTTGTCCCTGGCGGCAGAATTGCAATTATCAGTTTCCACAGTTTGGAAGACCGTCCGGTGAAGCATGGTTTAAGAAATTCACCTTTATTAAAAGTATTGACAAAAAAGCCGATTATTGCCCAAGAAGAGGAAATTAGTCAGAATCCGCGATCGCGATCGGCCAAACTGAGAATAGCCCAAAAGCTGCTGTAA
- a CDS encoding glycogen debranching protein: MTIWVNEQIDPSGMIHACIATCNESQAKDCHDSFQNNLTERQKASGWMARLRTVDSWDXSAXVNSLKLN; this comes from the coding sequence ATGACTATTTGGGTAAATGAGCAAATCGATCCGTCTGGGATGATTCATGCCTGTATTGCCACTTGTAATGAATCTCAAGCCAAAGATTGTCATGATTCATTTCAGAATAATTTGACCGAGAGGCAAAAGGCCTCAGGTTGGATGGCGCGATTGCGGACAGTCGATTCTTGGGATGANAGTGCTNNNGTGAATTCTTTAAAACTCAATTAA
- a CDS encoding catalase — protein MKLFTEYPEKDEAKYCALMSELVKKNMENLYGGEKKKTAKRDTHSKTNAAVQGTLEIFDFDEATIKQELSKRTSLTEAQLQAISLKQGLFAQPKQYPVWLRFANGAFSVKNDYEGDTRSMSVKVIGVEGERLPQSHELKTQDIIVHNTEFFFVRTIKDFHSFFMAVYRAGLFPLFKLLVLFWLKLHPYESTLLQTSFKRFPKSLLTERYWSASAYSLGLKSDFAPSQPGRVPVEYPVVIKYAFTPVSSQLPHQQLPLESRPESELQRAKASDSEDNYYRDDIIQALAKPDAEYCWDFQIQFQTSPEMSIDDTTIVWSEKESPFITVGRLTVKHQKVNSAKDNDFGENLSFSPGNGLAVHRPVGAINRLRSIVYPIVANDRHQKRGVKYQEPTV, from the coding sequence ATGAAACTATTTACCGAATACCCAGAAAAAGACGAAGCCAAATATTGTGCTCTCATGAGTGAGCTAGTCAAAAAGAACATGGAAAATCTTTACGGAGGTGAGAAGAAAAAAACTGCAAAGAGAGATACCCACTCTAAAACTAACGCTGCTGTACAAGGAACTCTAGAAATCTTTGACTTTGATGAAGCCACAATTAAGCAGGAATTAAGCAAACGCACCTCATTAACTGAAGCTCAACTTCAAGCCATTTCTCTAAAACAAGGTTTATTTGCCCAACCCAAGCAATATCCGGTTTGGCTACGATTTGCAAATGGTGCGTTTTCAGTCAAGAATGATTATGAAGGGGATACGCGCTCCATGTCCGTAAAAGTGATAGGGGTAGAAGGAGAAAGACTACCGCAAAGTCACGAGTTAAAAACCCAAGATATTATTGTCCACAATACTGAATTCTTTTTTGTTAGAACCATTAAAGACTTCCACAGCTTTTTTATGGCGGTTTATCGAGCAGGGCTGTTTCCGCTTTTTAAGCTGTTGGTGCTTTTTTGGCTAAAGTTGCATCCCTACGAATCCACTCTTTTGCAAACTAGTTTCAAACGTTTTCCCAAGAGTTTGCTCACAGAACGCTATTGGAGTGCTTCAGCGTATTCTTTAGGACTCAAATCTGATTTTGCTCCATCCCAACCAGGTCGAGTTCCTGTAGAATATCCGGTTGTGATTAAATATGCATTTACTCCAGTTTCCAGTCAACTACCTCATCAACAACTTCCTCTCGAATCTAGACCAGAAAGTGAGCTTCAGCGTGCCAAAGCTTCAGATTCAGAGGACAACTATTACCGAGATGATATCATTCAAGCTTTAGCAAAGCCTGATGCTGAATATTGTTGGGACTTTCAAATTCAATTTCAAACTAGCCCAGAAATGTCTATTGATGATACCACCATTGTTTGGAGTGAAAAGGAATCACCCTTCATTACAGTTGGTCGCCTAACAGTTAAGCATCAGAAAGTTAATTCTGCTAAAGATAATGACTTTGGAGAAAATCTCAGTTTTTCGCCTGGAAATGGTCTAGCAGTGCATCGTCCAGTCGGTGCAATCAATCGGTTACGCAGCATTGTTTATCCTATCGTTGCTAATGACCGTCATCAAAAACGAGGAGTCAAATACCAGGAACCAACTGTCTGA